AGTGTAGGAAATCCAACCGAACCAATCTCTCTTTCCGGGAGTCGCAACTTTACGGATTAGGAGTTCGTAACCTCGGGAATGACCGGATCCGTTGTTCGCATAATTGAGAGGTTTATTGAGAATGTAAGGTTGAAAGACTTTTCCGTACTGATCCGGATTAGTTCCAATAATCTCCGTAATATAAGGATCGGTTCCGATCAAGTTGGAGAATTCTTGTTTAAAGATTTCACCTTTGACTTGCCAATTGGAAGTGAGCTGATGATCGATCCCTCCGCCGTATTTAAAAGCTTTTTGAAATTTCAGGTGAGGATTTCCACTTTGTTCGGAAAAACGGGTATCCAATGGAAAGTTAAAATGATTCCCCGCACCTCCGAAAACGGTAGTTCCTCTAAGGGGACCTTCTTCGAACTTATAAGATATTTGTGCTTTCGGACCGAGAGCGCCGTTTTTGATATAAGGAATGTAATCGTATCTTGCTCCGGGTTCGATGAGTAGTCCGCCGAATTTAATTTTCATCGTTGTATAAGCGTTATAATATTTGCTTTGTACTCGATTGTTATCCGAAACGGTTTTAAAATCGGGAGTTACCGTATCATACGGGTTCGGATCCGGATTATTAGAATCGGTTTGTTGGATCGTATTTCCTGTAGTACTATAGTTGAGAAATCGCATTTCGGAACCGAATTCCAAGGTTAGATGTTTATTCGGCTCCCAATAAGCATCTTGTCGAATCCCGTTGTAAGCGCCGCTTGCTTTTTGTTTTGCTTTCAGAGAACCGAATAAAACGTTGTAATCCACAAACGGATCGTAACTAATCAAGGTGATTCGATTAACGAATTTTTCGGAATGTCTCCAAATATAACGTAAGGCTTGAGTACGATAACCTTGTCCCACTGAAAGATTTCCGCCCGAATATTCGGCAAATTGGTCCTTGGTAGGGTCGTTGTATCTTTTTACGGGAGGATTGAATGCAGTATCGTCTTTTGCAGTTAAAGAATAGAACGAAATCTGATGTTTATCGTTAAAGTTATAGACCATTTTCACTTGAGAATCCGTATAACGCGGTAAACGCACCCCGTCTGGAAGAGAGCTAACGCCTGTAATAGTTCCGAGAGTCTCAAACGTTTTATCCATATAACCGACTTTCACAGCTCCTAGGATATAACCTTTTCCGTTCGCAAAAGTGGTTTGGTAATTCGCGGAAGCGGCCCAGAGAGAAGACAAAAAATTTCCGCTGGATCGTTCCACTTTATCGGGAGATTCGATTTCGATCACCCCCCCTAACGCGTTGTTGAAGTTTGCGGGGAGAACTCCCGTATAAACGTCCATCGATTTGATTAAGTTTCCGTTGATCGTAGCAGTCAAACCGTCAAAGTGAAATGGATATAAAATCGGAAGATCGTCGTAAAGATAAAGGTTCGTAGTCGGATCGGCACCTCGGAAGGAGTAGTTACTTGCACCACCTCCAAAAGCGGAAACAGGAACGACTCCAGGAATTGTTTCGATCGAGCGAAGCGGTTCTCCGAAAGTACCGGGCATTCGCTTGATCTCCTCAAAGCGAAGTTTGGTGCGAGACATGAGTTGTTTTTCTCGCTCTCCGGTTACGTCGATGATTGAACCTTTCGATCCACCACTGCTTCCACTTTTGGGCGACTGATCGGAATCAAGAATGACAAGTTCCTCTCCTTCCCCGATTTCCTTGCGAATTTCTTGAAACCCTGTATCTTTTAAAATACGAAACGTATAAGCACCGGAAGAAGGAGCTACCGCTTGAAAATATCCTTCCGCATTGGTCTGATAGAACTTTTTAGTTTCAGAAAGCAGAACCCTTACGTTTGCCTCTCCCGAATTTTTACTACGAGAATAAACACGGGCACGGAAAGAAACTTCCGCAAATACTTCCATAGTTGGAACCGTAAGAAAGATAAGAAATAAAAACGAAATTCGTTTTTTCAACGTTACGAATCGCTCAATTGATACGGCACGAAGAATGACTAATATGGTTTTAATGATTTTCATCGTCGCCTTACTATAATTTAATTTTTACAAATACTTCCTGAAAGTTTATATACCAAGGTATATCGCCGATGGGATTGTCCACATAGATCAAAACGCAAGCTAAAGGATACGAAACAAAAGGACATTCCGAACGGGTGATTGCAATCGTACAGATATCTAAATTTCTTTGTTTAACACCTTGCACGGTAAACGGAATCGGAGTAGGAATCGGGTTTCCACATTTATTGCTCAAATACTTTGCGGCGGCATAAATCTGACTTTGAGAATCCCCCGCCGAAACAACCTCGGATTTTGTGCAATTTTGCGAAAATGTTGCCAGGATCAAAACGGAAATAAACCCCAAGAAAGAACGTTGCAAACACACTAATCTGTGTCTGAAGGTATTTCTTTTGACTAAGGCCGAATTTACAGAATTTACTAAAGAATATTTTAACATACTAATTCTTTTTATTGCCTCCCACGGAAATCCCTCCGGACTCAAGGGTCGGATTTGGTTTTTCATCTTTTGAAGGAGTGGCATCCGTGGAAAATTCTTTCTTTTGTAATTCCAATCTCAGTCTTTCCTTTTCCGCTTCCTCTTTATTTCCAATTACACTACCTTTGACTTTCAAAACGGAAACTGTCCCAAGAGGAAACATGACATGTGTTTCGTGCCAAACTTTGATATTTATGAGACTTCTTCCACCCGGAACTTTTTGAACCGCTTGGCTGAGCGCGTAGTCGATACTAATCGGATTTGTGATTGGAATGATTCCGAAGATAAAAAACGTTGAAGACTCACCTTCTGATTCTTTTTCTAAAATATCATATTCAGAAGTTCGTATAATCGTTGCCGAATCATAAAGAGCTGGCGCACGCACACGCCCGCCCGGTTTGAATAAGGTAGCTCCCATACAATTTCCGAGAACGGAAAAGATTAAGATCGTTAAAAACCCAATGATAAGATTCTTATTTTCTTTTTTTGGCGTTCTGGCCATTGAGTTGATCCTCGAATTTGATCGCTTCCGCATTGATATGGAGCCTATTGACGGTGAGGAAAAGAAAAATGTATTTATCCGTCCAATAACGGATATTAATCAAAGCATCCGCTTCCTTTTCAGCCAACATCGTAGTTACTACTTTGTCGATCGGAGGTTCAGAGAGGGGGATTCCCACAATTGCGATATCAAACGTACTCCAGATTTTATGCCCTTCCACAGGACCGATCACGTTATATTTACGATCCGCAACTGGAATGTTACTTGTTGCAATTCCAGCGGAAGAAGTTGCACAATGGAATAGAATCAAAGATACAAAAAATAAAGAAAGAATTTGAAAAGTTTTCACAATACCCACCTGCAATCCTAGTTAATTTACTTCCAATTAGTTTTGCATCTTAATTATTTGATAGAAGATTATATCTACTGGTATTATTTATGGGATATGCCAGTGCAAGAAAAATTTTAGATTTAAATATTATAGATTTCGATTGTTGAATTTATTTTCGGATGAATATGGTGACTTTTGCTCACCGGAGATCGTCTTTTACTACGCACTCGACTCAAAAGCTGAACTTCTTAATTCTTTCCTATACAAACAAATTCGATACAGTTTTAGACCACTGTATGGGTTCGGGTACTACCGGTATTTCTTGCATTAAGACTGAGAGAAGATTCATAGGGATCGAAAAAGACAAAGGATATTGAGAGTGTCGGCTTGATTGTGTAAATGACTTGTGAATAACCAAAAAGTAACAAGGATAAACCCAATATGAGCAACCCCAAAAATCGAGCTGAAGAGCTACTCGATGAATTAATCAAAGATAAGAGTCCTGAAGATCTACTGGGAAATGAAGGCCTCTTAAAGCAACTAACGAAATCACTGATAGAGCGAGCGATGCAAGGTGAGATGACGCATCACCTTGGATACGAGAAGAATTCCTCGTTGGGAAATAACACAGGAAATTCTCGGAATGGAAAAAGTAGCAAAAAGCTCAAAGGAGATTTTGGAACAATCGATTTGGAAATACCTCGAGACAGAAACGGCAGTTTCGAACCTCAGATCATACAAAAAGGTCAGACACGTTTTACCGGCTTCGATGACAAAATCATTTCGATGTATTCACGCGGAATGACCACACGAGAAATTACCCAACATCTCCAAGAAATCTATCAAGTGGAAGTCTCAGCGGATCTGATCTCAGAAGTCACCGATTCGGTACTGGAAACGGTGATTGAGTGGCATTGGATAAAGTATATCCGATTCTCATCATGGACGCGTTAGTCGTAAAGGTGAGAGATGGTAACCACGTAGTGAACAAATCCTTCTATTTGGCTTTAGGAATCAATCTACAGGGAACAAAAGAGATTCTTGGGATCTGGGTAGAACGCACTGAAGGAGCGAAGTTCTGGCTTCAGATCTTAACCGATTTAAAGAATCGCGGAGTTGAAGATATCTTAATTGCTTGTGTCGACGGGTTAAAGGGATTTCCGGATACGATCATATCAGTTTTTCCTAATGCACAAGTTCAACTTTGTATCGTTCATATGGTAAGGAATTCTTTGAAATGGGTTTCTTACAAACAGAAGAAAGAGTTGATGATTGATTTAAAGGCTATCTACAAATCTCCGTCGGCAGAGATTGCTAAGAAAAGCCTTGATGATTTTTCAACCAAATGGGACAGTCAATATCCGATGATCAGCAAGTCCTGGAGAAACAATTGGGAATCGGTGATTCCTTTTTTGGCATATCCACCTAATATTCGTAAGGCGATTTACACCACAAACGCTATCGAATCTATGAATATGGGTTTAAGAAAAATTATCAAGAATCGGGGTTCGTTTCCTACCGATGAAGCGGCTATCAAGCTTCTTTATTTAGCTTTGAATAATATGTCTAAAAAATGGACCATGCCTATTCAAGATTGGGGGAAAGCCATGAACCAATTTTCGATTATTTTCGAGGATCGGTTGAAGTTCGATTCGTTTTAAGATATGTCATTTACACAGGAGCGCTGACACCCTCAGGATATTTCGATCTTGCTAAATCCAGAATCTCTAAAGCCAAAAAAGAAAACGTAGAAACTCTTTTTTCGGATCTAACCTTATCTTCCTAATCAAAACATCCCTTATGTTTAGTCACATAAAAGTGGACATTCTTTTATACACCACACTCGTAACTCTTGTGGGATGGTGTTTTTTTGGGTTACTTGCTTTGGTTATTTTTCTTCTTATCAATTGAGAGTAGGGTTTTTAGGTTTTATAAGGGAAATTTATTGATTTTGCGAGTTTCGTTCGTAGTACAAGATTAAAATAAAGGTAGAAAAATATTCCAGCAAACAAAGAGACCGCTTCTCCAATCAAAAATACGGTGATCCAATTCTCAATCATTACTTTTGTATGTGTCCGGAATCGGTTCCAAAGCGTTAGGAGGTATTTCTAAAATTCTTTCCTATTGCCTTCCAAAGCAAATCCTACAGAATAATTATTACTTTCCCATACTATTTACTTTTTTAAACTCTGAAGAGGGGTCTTTTTTTTATTGATCGTAAATATAATTATATGACAATTTTTAAAGTAATAAAATTTTCACAGAATGGTATCGACCAAGGCTTAACGACTCGAGCTTGCTTTGCAAGCGAAGTGACGGAAACAAAATACGCCGAAGGCAAGCAAGAGTTGTGAAGCGCAGTGTCAGAGAGCCGACAGTAAAACACTTGGGCTTTTAATCAACCCGTTCTTGGAAGTGTTTGAATACTATCAAGTTTAAGCTTTAATTTTTCTTTCTGTTTTCTTATCTCAAGATCATTCTGTAAATTTATCCAAAACTTATCTGACATCCCAAAGAACTTCGCTAACCTCAACGACATGTCTACAGTAACTTTACGCTTATTATGAAGAATCTCCAAAATAGTGGAGGTTGATACATGTAATTCTTTTGCTAAACGATACGGGGTAATTTCTAAGGGATCCAGAAATTCTTCTCTCAGTATTTGAGAAA
The DNA window shown above is from Leptospira mayottensis 200901116 and carries:
- a CDS encoding TonB-dependent receptor plug domain-containing protein, coding for MKIIKTILVILRAVSIERFVTLKKRISFLFLIFLTVPTMEVFAEVSFRARVYSRSKNSGEANVRVLLSETKKFYQTNAEGYFQAVAPSSGAYTFRILKDTGFQEIRKEIGEGEELVILDSDQSPKSGSSGGSKGSIIDVTGEREKQLMSRTKLRFEEIKRMPGTFGEPLRSIETIPGVVPVSAFGGGASNYSFRGADPTTNLYLYDDLPILYPFHFDGLTATINGNLIKSMDVYTGVLPANFNNALGGVIEIESPDKVERSSGNFLSSLWAASANYQTTFANGKGYILGAVKVGYMDKTFETLGTITGVSSLPDGVRLPRYTDSQVKMVYNFNDKHQISFYSLTAKDDTAFNPPVKRYNDPTKDQFAEYSGGNLSVGQGYRTQALRYIWRHSEKFVNRITLISYDPFVDYNVLFGSLKAKQKASGAYNGIRQDAYWEPNKHLTLEFGSEMRFLNYSTTGNTIQQTDSNNPDPNPYDTVTPDFKTVSDNNRVQSKYYNAYTTMKIKFGGLLIEPGARYDYIPYIKNGALGPKAQISYKFEEGPLRGTTVFGGAGNHFNFPLDTRFSEQSGNPHLKFQKAFKYGGGIDHQLTSNWQVKGEIFKQEFSNLIGTDPYITEIIGTNPDQYGKVFQPYILNKPLNYANNGSGHSRGYELLIRKVATPGKRDWFGWISYTWSQTFRNPNIYKPDGIIAPIATGPEQRLLAQSYHNSKETLYDYDRTHIINVVFGWKFSQNWQLGGRWSYLTSMPITPIVGDDGGRFSNPANNQTIWAPVSANNPYLADYVNTKRLSDYHRFDIRIDKFLNYEWGYINTFFEIINVYMRQNVSGEAFNVTRPYSSTNPKPSPTFGTITLSGGVVIPFFNIGIEVKF
- a CDS encoding LIC20211 family lipoprotein; the encoded protein is MKTFQILSLFFVSLILFHCATSSAGIATSNIPVADRKYNVIGPVEGHKIWSTFDIAIVGIPLSEPPIDKVVTTMLAEKEADALINIRYWTDKYIFLFLTVNRLHINAEAIKFEDQLNGQNAKKRK
- a CDS encoding HigA family addiction module antitoxin, encoding MKTKRIPTPTVSQILREEFLDPLEITPYRLAKELHVSTSTILEILHNKRKVTVDMSLRLAKFFGMSDKFWINLQNDLEIRKQKEKLKLKLDSIQTLPRTG